A region from the Mercenaria mercenaria strain notata chromosome 7, MADL_Memer_1, whole genome shotgun sequence genome encodes:
- the LOC123553872 gene encoding transcription factor Dp-1-like, with translation MANSSTTLASLWDDGQPSPLKVIQTTPVKMEGGTSELKEDVIRFYKTTGFEGMTKEHGIMDANGDLTAIKEQSSSGSRTVQVVAVPISPHKSSPYRNEQTHLMPRVVHTQNVLTAQQQQQYPGSPRVITTASSPHTPVIHGKKRQSEIIIETDYMDGKRSKKGEKGGKGLRHFSMKVCEKVQKKGVTSYNEVADELVAEFSDPRNLMSPQDAQYDQKNIRRRVYDALNVLMAMNIISKEKKEIRWIGLPTNSAQECQNLELEKQKRIERIKHKTQQLQELILQQIAFKNLVQRNRELEKSQGPPPPNSAIQLPYIIVNTSKKTVIDCSISKDKDEYLFNFDNTFEIHDDIEVLKRMGMAFGLEKGQCSEMDLQKCIRTVPKALEPYVFELARGSMANAGPSGIRPHTSGSSQPRSKVTSQSAQPYPVALTPNYSNSSSTDAMDYEVAMATGHTEVISREPSIGSSSYSDVQSRGVIETPSEDFSDEDYDRSSPIEIMS, from the exons GCCAACCAAGTCCTCTGAAAGTTATCCAGACTACACCAGTCAAGATGGAAGGTGGTACCAGTGAACTCAAAGAGGATGTAATCAGGTTTTACAAAACCACTGGCTTTGAAGGAATGACCAAAGAG caTGGTATTATGGATGCTAATGGTGATCTAACGGCAATCAAGGAACAGAGCTCCTCAGGAAGTAGAACAG TTCAAGTGGTGGCTGTTCCGATCTCGCCTCACAAGTCATCTCCATACCGAAATGAACAAACACATCTAATGCCAAGAGTTGTCCATACACAG AATGTGTTGACAGCACAGCAGCAACAACAGTATCCAGGATCTCCACGTGTCATCACCACAGCATCTAGTCCACACACTCCTGTCATACATGGGAAAAAGCGGCAAAGTGAAATTATTATTGAAACAGACTATATGGAtgg CAAGAGGTCCAAAAAGGGAGAAAAAGGTGGTAAAGGTCTCAGGCATTTTTCTATGAAAGTTTGTGAAAAGGTTCAAAAGAAGGGAGTTACATCATATAATGAGGTTGCTGATGAGTTAGTGGCAGAGTTTAGTGATCCACGAAACTTAATGTCACCGCAAGATGCA CAATATGACCAAAAGAATATTCGGAGAAGGGTCTACGATGCTTTGAATGTTCTGATGGCCATGAATATTATTTCTAAAGAGAAGAAAGAAATCCGATGGATTGGTCTGCCCACCAACTCTGCTCAGGAATGTCAAAATTTAGAG TTGGAAAAGCAGAAAAGAATAGAAAGAATAAAACACAAAACTCAACAACTACAGGAGCTGATATTACAG CAAATTGCTTTCAAGAATCTTGTGCAGCGCAACAGGGAGTTAGAAAAATCTCAGGGACCTCCACCACCGAACTCTGCAATACAATTGCCATATATTATAGTAAACACCAGCAAAAAGACTGTGATAGATTGTAGTATCTCCAAAGACAA GGATGAATATTTGTTCAACTTTGATAATACGTTTGAAATTCATGATGACATAGAAGTGTTAAAACGTATGGGAATGGCCTTTGGTCTTGAGAAAGGACAGTGTTCAGAGATGGATCTACAGAAATGTATTCGAACAGTACCTAAGGCTTTAGAACCATATGTTTTTG AGTTGGCACGAGGCAGTATGGCAAATGCAGGACCAAGTGGAATCCGACCACATACCTCAGGAAGTTCTCAACCCAG ATCAAAGGTAACATCACAGTCAGCTCAGCCATATCCGGTTGCCCTCACTCCTAATTACAGTAACAGTAGTAGTACGGATGCCATGGACTAtgaggttgccatggcaacaggtCATACGGAAGTCATCTCACGTGAGCCCAGCATTGGCTCATCATCATACTCTGACGTTCAGTCGAGGGGCGTGATTGAAACCCCATCGGAAGATTTTTCCGATGAAGATTATGACAGATCGAGCCCCATTGAAATAATGAGCTAG